The Oncorhynchus gorbuscha isolate QuinsamMale2020 ecotype Even-year unplaced genomic scaffold, OgorEven_v1.0 Un_scaffold_655, whole genome shotgun sequence nucleotide sequence TTTAAACAAATTGCATTCTAAAATTAAGATCATGATTACTTGATTATTGcagtcaggtgtgttagccgtggatggggagggggggggagtgtGACCCCCAAGCAAGCCCCCAGAGTACTGGAGTTGCCCAGACCTGCCTTACACAATCTCCTAATGGGCTACCACAACCGTGTGGTTCTTCAACTGGGTCGTTCAGAACACCACTGTTTCTGTTCAATCAAATGTTGCACACTGTTTTGATCTGCTGAACGCAGCCCTGTCTCAACTCTTCATCGTTAATATATTTAACACAGTATTGGACTGCTAACTACGACCATATTATTCTGCGCCGTAGTAAGAACAGGACATTTCCAGAAGTGTTTCTGCACAACAATAGCGGCTGGTCTGATATGTCATTCTACAGTTTACTGGGATGGACAACATGTTCATTTGGTTGATGTGTTTTTTCTTCTTCCCACTCTCCCCCccacatctccttctctctctcttctctctctgttcttcagaTCACAGGACCGTGGCGGGTACAGGGGCCGGGGTTGGGGAGGGGACAGGGGCCGGGgttggggaggagacagggaccgCGGGGGAGACAGGGACCGTGGAGGGGATAGGGACCGCGGGGGAGACAGGGACAGGCGTTACGACCAGGGTGGTGGTGGGCATCAGTCTGGAAGATACAACTCCTACAACCAGAGACCATCACATTACGACCGCTACTGAACTGCTCTTACTGTGGAGTGACCTCGgatctctccaaccctgttcctagagggagaccctcctgtaggtttaaactccaaccctgttcctagagggagaacctcctgtaggtttaaactccaaccctgttcctagaggagaacctcctgtaggtttaaactccaaccctgttcctggagagaggtttaaactccaaccctgttcctgaccctcctgtaggtttaaactccaaccctgttcctagagttcCTGGAGAgaacctcctgtaggtttaaaccctgttcctggaaccctgttcctggaaccctgttcctggagagaccctcctgtaggtttaaactccaaccctgttcctggagagagactctcctgtaggtttaaactccaaccctgttcctggagagagactctcctgtaggtttaaactccaaccctgttcctggagagagaccctcctgtaggtttaaactccaaccctgttcctggagagagaccctcctgtaggtttaaactccaaccctgttcctggagagagaccctcctgtaggtttaaactccaaccctgttcctggagagagaccctcctgtaggtttaaacccaaccctgttcctggagagagaccctcctgtagggttCCTGGAACCCTTGTAGGTTTAAACCCAACCCCAGGTGTAACTAACCTGGTTCAGTTTATGAGAGAgaacctcctgtaggtttaaactccaacccCAGGTGTAAcaaacctggttcagtttatcAACAAGATAATTGTTAGAACCAGGTGCGTTTGAaacctctccaggaacagggttgggtctctctccaggaacagggttggagttgaaacctacaggagggtctctctcctggaacagggttggagttgaaACCTACTGGAGGGTACCTCTCCAAGAACAGGATTGGAGATCCCtgcattattacacacacacactggccataGCAGGTCAATCTGATCTCTCACCTCTCTTCCAGATTTAATATTGTATTGATCAGTGATATCATGCTCTAATCCACACGGAACAGGATTACAACAGTGGTATTGATTATTCCAGCCAGTAGTCTGGGCATAGAGGCAAACTATTTTCTCTGTAGGCCCTtttctatagtagtaccactatatagggaataggttaccatttgggacacaatcagTGCAGCAGAGTCAAGTGTAAAGTTTAAGATGCTCATCAATGCTAATAGTGTGATGAACTGCCATGATGGACATGTGGTGTATTGTGAGGGTGGTTCTCTTGTTTTCATTTAGTTTGTTTCTCTTGACTCCTAAGACGACATATTCAGCTGGTCTGGATGTTGATACGGTGTCATTGAATCAATCTAAAAATGTGTGATGAATGAAACCACTTTTGAACAGTCAATGTAATCTATTTTCTTACGTCACAAATATGCTTATTCTTTCCAGTTTAATATGAATATGTGACTTggaattgtaatcagtaacacaatttttttttgtctgaaaaatacaaatataaaaatggtctttgtctctctctctcccatttcttgtctgaaaaatacaaatataaaaattgtctttgtctctctctctcccatttcttgtctgaaaaatacaaatataaaaattgtctttgtctctctctctcccatttcttgtctgaaaaatacaaatataaaaatggtctttgtctctctctctctcccattttctTGAGCCTCTTGAAACATGGGATTTTGAAGCCTTTTAAACATGCTTTATGTCCAGGGGGTGTATTAATTTGTTTTCCACTCTAGCAAAGTATTTTGCAACTGGAATCGTTAACTTCAAACAACCTTTTTATGCAATgaaaatgagagtttctattcAAATTCAGTTGGACAAATTCAGTTAGGTCCCTCCCTGTTTTATTTCTGTCATGGAATGTTGAACCCCTTTTGAACATGCTTTCTCGCCCAATAATAGTATTGGATTAATCTGGGTCCTCACAACCACCCCTCGGTGTTAAGAATAGCAGCAGCGTACTAAATTCCTACGGTTAGggtcagagccctggtcaaaagtagtgctctgtaTGCGGAAATGAGGGGGGAGTCATTTGGGACACGTCATCCGTCTGTTGCGTTATATAATGAATGACGACCTGCAGTAGGGAGGGTGTCGAGCACTACACCGTGGGTGGCAACGTCTCTTTAAACCCTACTTAACACTGGTGACTAATGGCTAATACTGCAccaggcacagatctaggatcagctttccaTTCCTAAATCAGAACCGTTAGCTGGAGAGTAACATAGAACTGACCTTTTAGATCAGTCTAGCCTGTTAGGGCTGACGTAACTCTCCACTCATATCAAGGGTGACGTCTCCTTCGTCCTAATTATGAATGACTCATCACGGCTGCTACTGTATCACCATGAGCCAAGATGGCTGTCTGTGGTGGTCCACTCCCAATTAAAGTGGTACTTCGagcagagagccacagagagctcAGTTTCTCAGGCCTCCTCGACTGCTGCTGTGAGGTCACCCTCTGCCCTGCAGCCCACTCACGTCCTGTGATGTAACCACAGAGCTccagttgttttctgtttattcTAGTGTGAATATACATAGGGGCTGAAAGATGTGGTGATGAGAGGAGCTGAAAGATGTGACGATGAGAGGAGCTGAAAGATGTGACGATGAGAGGAGCTGAAAGATGTGACGATGAGAGGAGCTGAAAGATGTGACGATGAGAGGAGCTGAAAGATGTGACGATGAGAGGAGCTGAAAGATGTGACGATGAGAGGAGCTGAAAGATGTGACGATGAGAGGAGCTGAAAGATGAGAGGAGCTGAAAGATGTGAGGAGCTGAAAGATGTGCTGATGAGAGGAGCTGAAAGATGTGACGAGAGGATCTGAAAGATGAGGCGATGAGAGGAGCTGAAAGATGTGACTGAGAGGAGCTGAAAGATGTGCCGATGAGAGGAGCTGAAAGATGTGCCGATGAGAGTAGCGGAAAGATGTGAGGAGCTGAAAGATGTGCCGATGAGAGGAGCTGAAAGATGTGCCGATGAGAGGAGCTGAAAGATGCGGTGATGAGAGGAGCTGAAAGATGTGGCCATGAGAGGAGCTGAAAGATGAGAGGAGCTGAAAGATGTGGCCATGAGAGGAGCTGAAAGATGCATGGATGTTGTCGCTGTATGGCTGCAGGTATTAGACAGCTAGGGCCTCTCCTGTCACCCAATAGGAAACGAGGCATGACACAGCTCACACTATTCTTCACTGACTGTCTGGTTTACTTAGTTGATTGGGTGAATCAGATGTGTTCGTACTGGGTTGATTGGGTGAATCAGATGTGTTCGTACTGTGTTCGTACTGGgttgaaccatcagatcctcctctccatcagatcctcctctccaccctctccgagttgggcatctccggcgcggcccacgcttggattgcgtcctacctgacaggtcgctcctaccaggtggcgtggcgagtatctgtctcctcaccacgcgctctcaccactggtgtcccccagggctctgttctaggccctctcctattctcgctatacaccaagtcacttggctctgtcataacctcacatggtctctcctatcattgctatgcagacgacacacaattaatcttctcctttcccccttctgatgaccaggtggcactCACgcaatcgcatctctgcatgtctggcagacatatcagtgtggatgacggatcaccacctcaagctgaacctcggcaagacggagctgctcttcctcccggggaaggactgccctaaggcgttccatgatctcgccatcacggttgacaactccattgtgtcctcctcccagagcgctaagaaccttcgtctgctaccgggttatctccgtttcaggcGTTCTCATCCCAGCTGATCCTGGGCGTGATCCTATGttcaacaccctgtcgttctcaaccaacatcaaggcggtggcccgttcctgtaggttcatgctctacaacatccgcagagtacgaccctgcctcacacaggaagcggcgcaggtcctaatccaggcacttgtcatctcccggctggattactgcaactcactgttggctgggctccctgcctgtgccattaaaccccttcaactcatccagaacttcctttgtgttccgttcagcccgtctggtgttcagaccttcccaagttctctcatgtcaccccgctcctccgttctctccactggcttccagttgaagctcgcatccgctacaagaccatggtgcttgcctacggagctgtgaggggaacggcacctcagtacctccaggctctgatcaggccctacacccaaacaagggcactgcgttcatccacctctggcctgctcgcctccctaccactgaggaagtacagctcccgctcagcccagtcaaaactgttcgctgctctggcccccaatggtggaacaaactccctcacgacgccaggacagcggagttaatcaccaccttccggagacacctgaaaccccacctctttaaggaatacctaggataggataagtaatccctctcacccccctttaagatttagatgcactattgtaaagtgactgttccacttcataaggtgaatgcatttGTAAGtcatctggataagagcgtctgctaaatgacttaaatgtaatttaaatgtaatggaagagaggagaaagggaagagaggagaaaggggggtagaggagaaagggagtagaggagaaagggagtagaggagaaagggggagaggagaaaggggggagaggagaaagggggagaggagaaagggggagagtaaAAGGGGGGAgagtagaaagggaagagaggagaaagggaagagaggagaaagggaagagaggagaaaggggagagaggagaaaggggagagaggagaaaggggagagagaggagaaagggaagagaggaggtcctgtgtagctcagttggtagagcatggcgcttgtaacgccagggtagtgggttcgatccccgggaccacccatacgtagaatgtatgcacacatgactgtaagtcgctttggataaaagcgtctgctaaatggcatatattattatattatataaatgtaataaaagcctgcacaccctgaGACGGAGGAGATCCAGAAACATGGTGGATTAAAACCCAGATTCTGTCGTCACCAAATACACCTGTTGTTTCAGTAAATATATCTCTGCGGGAGTGAAACTTGATTCATAAAATCAAGGGCTTGACGAGCAGTTGATTAGTTAATTAGATTGAATGTGGAACAAAACACGTTGACTCCCTGTGAGGCCAAGGCCCCCATGTAGTAATCCACAAAGCAACTCAAGAGTAGGAGTgcagatctaggatctgtccatattgATCTGAATCGGTATGATCTAACAGAcaaaactgatcttagatcagaaCTCTGAGACTGTGGATCACGGGGCCCTTGGTCTGTGTGTTAAACGGTACCCTATACCCTTTATAGTGTACTATTTTTAGTTTTAAACAGGGCCTAAATGTGGTGGGGGAAGGGTTAACGGCTGGCCCGAGTGGTGCTCTGCAATGAGAGGTGCAATCAGCTGTGatgatagggagggagggagggatgaggggagagagggattctGGAGCGCGGCGGGGGGAGGACTGCTGTCACTACAGTAATCAGTTCAGATTAGCCTAACTTTACTTTAGCCCTGGCAACAGCATcctcagagagggaggaggggaaagacaaggagagagagagagagagactgatttgAGAGATGGaccaaaggaggagaggaaaggggacagagaactagagacaaagagggagatacagaaagacagagatatagttaaagagagaaacgagagaccAAAACAGGTCTCTGAGAAAGGGATGAacggggtagagagagagcgaggattaGAGGAATTAGTACAGCTGCTTAGCTCTCTGACTGTCTCATCCTAAACGATGTCTTCACTGCTCAAAGAAAGTTTTCCTTCAGAGAAGTTAGGGATTTTATTTTGGGGGATTTAAACTAAAGTACAGGAGTACGTACTGTGGCTGCTGCTGCCCACTAATACAGACAACACAACTAGCTGCTGCCCACTAATACAGACAACACAACTAGCTGCTGCCCACTAATACAGACAACACAACTAGCTGCTGCCCACTAATACAGACAACACAACTAGGCCACCCTGAAATGTTTATGTTAACATCTCCGTTAGTAGTAATTGGCCATTTTAACGTTGGCCGAGTGTGTTCAGGATTATCCCCCAGTACAGATGTAGGAGCTTAATTtgaaccagtttgctacagcagggggaaaaatcctgcagcaacaggaaatttgaATTATTATTAATGGACATTTGTGTCGGGGTTGATACAGTTTTCATTAGTGCAAATCAAATCTGACGTTCGAAAGTGGAAATAACTCACTTTAGAAGcatttttaaaactcaaatacattacaagtttgcatttcctgctttgCAGGGAAATCCTCAGCTGCAACAGGACTGTCAAGAGATACTGCTTGATTCTTCACGTAGGAGTTATAAGATGTTTATGTCCGTAGAGAAGCAGAAAAGTATTTAACAAGTATTACAGGGAAGAAATCAACATACATTTGACACAGAGCTCAGTGGCTCTCTCTGAATCCCACACCTACATATCACTGCTTAGGTATTTAAGTCATTACATTATGGAGGTGTTGGAGAGTGCTGGTGGTATATGAGgtgaggagtaggaggaggagggagtgagacagagataaaggtataggaggagggagtggtggagTGAGACAGATAATGGAataggaggtggagaggtggagtgagacagagataaaggtataggaggagggagaggtggagtgagacagagataaaggtataggaggtgaggagggagaggtggagtgagACAGATAATGGAataggaggtgaggaggagggagaggtggagtgagacagagataatggtagaggaggtgaggaggagggagacagagataaaggTATAGGAGTTGAGGTGGAGTGAGACAGAGATAAAGGtataggaggtgaggaggagggagtggtggagTGAGACAGAGATAACGGtataggaggtgaggaggagggagaggtggagtgagacagagatacaggtataggaggagggagaggtggagtgagACAGATAATGGtataggaggagggagaggtggagtgagACAGATAATGGtataggaggtgaggaggagggagaggtggagtgagACAGATACAGGTATAggaggagggagtggtggagtgagacagagataaaggtataggaggtgaggaggacggagtggtggagtgagacagagataatgttataggaggtgaggagggagtggtggagtgagacagagataaaggtataggaagtgaggagaggtggactgagacagagataaaggtataggaggtgaggaggagggagaggtggagtgagacagagataatggtataggaggagagggagagggagtggtggagtgagacagagataaaggtataggaggagagggagtggtggagtgagacagagataaaggtataggaggtgaggaggagggagaggtggagtgagacagagataatgttataggaggagaggaggagggagaggtggagtgagacagagatacaggtataggaggtgaggaggagggagtggtggagtgagacagagataaaggtataggaggagggagtggtggagTGAGACGGAGATAATGGtataggaggtgaggaggagggagaggtggagtgagACAGAGATAATGTTATAGATGAGGAGGACGGAGAGgtggactgagacagagataaagggttaggaggtgaggaggagggagaggaggagtgagacagagataatgttaaaggaggtgaggaggacggagaggtggagtgagacagagataaagggttaggaggtgaggaggagggagaggtggagtgagacagagataacattggacactctatggaacaaaaagccttcactataccatcctggaatatccaaggcctgaggtcatctgcctttggcctaaagagcaggaacccggacttcaccaaagaaatcggcaatacagacattgtcatcctgcaagaaacctggtatagaggagacggacccactggttgccctctaggttacagagacctggtagtcccatccaccaaactaccaggtgtgaaacagggacgggactcagggggtatgctaatttggtatagagcagacctaactcactccattaaattaatcaaaacaggaacattctacatttggctagaaattcaaaaggaaatcaTCCTAACAGAGAAagatgtcctcctgtgtgctacctatatccccccactagaaccCCCaaactttaatgaagacagcttctccatcctggaggggagatcaatcatttccaggtccagggacatgtactagtctgtggcgacctaaatgccagaaccggacaagaacctgacaccctcagcacacagggggacaaacacctgcctggaggtgacagcattccctccccgttatgcccccctaggcacaactacgacaacataaccaacaaaaacgggtcacaactcctgcagctctgtcgcacgctgggtatgtacatagtcaatggtggGCTTCTAGGGGaatcctatggtaggtacacctatagctctgtcgcacgctgggtatgtacatagtcaatggtgggcttctaggggactcctatggtaggtacacctatagctcatctcttggcagtagtactgtagactactttatcactgacctcaacccagagtctctcagagcgttcacagtcagcccactgactccCCTAtaagaccacagcaaaatcacagtctacttaaacagcaatactcaatcatgaggcatcaaagccaaaggaactgagtaacattaagaaatgctatagatggaaggaatgcagtttggaaacctaccaaaaaacaattaggcaacaacaaattcaatcccctttagacaatttcctgggtaaaacgctccactgtaatagtgaaggtgtaaacttggcagtagaaaatcttaacagtatatttgacctctcagcttccctatcaaatctaaaaatctcaaatagaaaaccgaagaaaattaacaataatgacaaatggtttgatgaagaatgcaaaaatctacgaaagaaattgagaaacctgtccaaccaaaaacatagagacccggaaaacctgagtctacgccttcactatggtgaatcactaaaacaatacagaaatacactacggaaaaagaaggaacagcttgtcagaaatcagctcaatgtaattgaagaatccatagactcgaaccacttctgggaaaaatgggaaaacactaaacaaacaacaacacaaataattatcTATCCAACATGGAGATGtgtgggtaaaccacttctccaatctttttggctctataacaaagaataatgagcaaaaacatatacatgatcaaatacagatcttagaatcaactattaaagactaccagaacccactggattctccaattacattgaatgactTAAAGGACAAAATAAAAATCCTCCAACACAagaaggcctgtggtgttgatggtatcctcaatgaaatgatcaaatatacagacaacaaattccaattggctatactaaaactctttaacatcatccttagctctggcatcttccccaatatttggaaccaaggactgatcaccccaatccacaaaagtggagacaaatttgaccccaataactaccgtggaatatgcgtcaacagtaaccttggaaaaatcctctgcattatcattaacagtagactcgtacatttcctcaatgaaaacaatgtactgagcaaatgtcaaattggctttttaccaaattaccgtacaacagaccatgtattcaccctgcacacgctaattgacaaccaaacaaaccaaaacaaaggcaaagtattctcatgctttgttgatttaaaaaaagccttcgactcaatttggcatgagggtctgcgatacaaactgatggaaagtggtgttgggggtaaaacatacaacattataaaatccatgtacacaaacaacaagtgtgcggttaaaattggcaaaaaacacacacatttcttcataCAGGGttatggggtgagacagggatgcagcttaagccccaccctcttcaatatATATGTCAACGAATTGGCgggggcactagaaaagtctgcagcacccggcctccccctactagaatccaaagtcaaatgtctgctgtttgctgatgacctggtgcttctgtcaccaaccaaggagggcctacagcagcacctagatcttatgcacagattctgtcagacctgggccctgactgtcatgtttgtcatttattatcatgtcttgtccctgtgctccccatgctattcgtttccctctgctggtcttatttggttctttccctccttctatctctctccccctccctctctcactctctcgctctctcttctctctatcgttccgttcctgctcccagctgttcctattcccctaatcatcatttagtcttcccacacctgttcccgatcctttcccctgattagagtccctatttattcctttgtgatccgttcctgtcccgtcggttccttgtattgtattcaccatgctgtgattgcgtttcgccctgtcctgtcgtgtttttgctgtgattgtgtatcgccctgtcctgtcgtgttttttgccttcatcagatgctgcgtgtgagcaggtgtctctatcaactacggcctgcgcctacccgaagcgacctgcagtctgtggccgcttctctagttattcccctctacagactagaggatttttgttattccctgttttggatttaaataaactctgtttctgttaagtcgcttttgggtcctctttcacctgcatgacagaaggaaccgaccaaggaatggacccagcgactacagacgctcgttacactgccgtcaagatccaaggagccatgctcggcagacacgagcaggaattgtctgctgctcgccatgccgtggagaacctggccgctcaggtttccgacctctctggacagttccagagtctacgtctcgtgccacctgttacttcctggcctgccgagcctccagaacctagggttaataacccaccttgctactccgggcagcccactgag carries:
- the LOC124019696 gene encoding RNA guanine-N7 methyltransferase activating subunit-like, which translates into the protein MTDGPETQPNYEEQFAHRFTLEDPEYQQYVSRPANPPPLVEDWGGRGGGNNRGRDNRSQDRGGYRGRGWGGDRGRGWGGDRDRGGDRDRGGDRDRGGDRDRRYDQGGGGHQSGRYNSYNQRPSHYDRY